A window of the Gossypium hirsutum isolate 1008001.06 chromosome A05, Gossypium_hirsutum_v2.1, whole genome shotgun sequence genome harbors these coding sequences:
- the LOC107952521 gene encoding uncharacterized protein encodes MAEEVEEFQESEVIFSDLRSCRYEEADDGCFGFSKRLNSGKFEKNSTEKKMADCSLPVNVSRRRRHCCTVFDYGGEADELEGGELVPPHVILESRVAGKMAFSVCSGNGRTLKGRDLCQVRNSVLRMTGFLEA; translated from the coding sequence ATGGCTGAAGAGGTAGAAGAATTCCAAGAGTCGGAGGTTATATTTTCCGATCTCCGTAGCTGCCGTTACGAGGAGGCTGATGATGGGTGCTTCGGATTCTCTAAAAGACTGAACTCCGGTAAGTTCGAGAAAAACAGTACCGAGAAGAAGATGGCAGACTGTTCGCTTCCTGTTAACGTTTCGCGCCGCCGTCGGCACTGTTGTACTGTTTTTGATTACGGCGGCGAAGCCGATGAATTGGAGGGAGGGGAATTAGTGCCACCGCATGTGATATTGGAGAGCAGAGTTGCTGGGAAAATGGCGTTTTCGGTTTGTAGTGGCAATGGAAGGACGCTTAAAGGAAGGGATTTGTGTCAAGTTCGAAATTCGGTTCTTAGAATGACTGGGTTTTTAGAAGCATAA